A part of Paenibacillus sp. sptzw28 genomic DNA contains:
- a CDS encoding NHLP leader peptide family RiPP precursor has protein sequence MSAEQQLLSQIIEKAWNDPVFKQKLLSDPKAALLESFNITVPSDIELHALEETPNKFYIVIPPAPQANAAGDESLAMW, from the coding sequence ATGTCGGCCGAACAACAACTGCTGTCCCAAATTATCGAAAAAGCATGGAACGATCCAGTATTCAAACAAAAGCTGCTGTCAGACCCTAAAGCCGCACTTTTGGAATCGTTCAACATTACGGTACCAAGCGATATCGAACTTCATGCGCTGGAGGAAACGCCGAACAAGTTTTATATCGTTATTCCCCCGGCTCCTCAGGCAAATGCAGCTGGAGACGAATCCCTAGCCATGTGGTAA
- a CDS encoding ATP-binding protein, translated as MSNISTAAAILIVLVMLLPGAAHGDAGSSLISVSSWEQKWGADFLGAQHSGEAGSKWMRVDYPVSPIPAIPKGISSVTIAIKLPEIGKNNGLYIGKMYANRVSIIVNGVEIYSENRSYNYDVNRIVLPLEPSAAGGTLLIQASTTKDRIGLTSGIMIGPYEKLEALYASANLLDISLGCAFLLVSLVMLFSSVFLNRAQWRNWVSLSLMIMSIGLLMVTYRPFLYTFYGQYGQLFIYLFDAALLFFLPALTYFFENMFGPGRFAITRKLRRFQIGYSACCLAAMLLNDWTGYQYNSIYYFLSVKILGIIMIIQFLYIIGSTVVYAVKGNKEAVILTAGIGLFAAIGVGELVWFYTHSPTYDFKWWNFGMIAFVISLIILLARKMAYTHNRMVHYSKELEIYIQKLQRSEKIEVISQLAASVAHEVRNPLQVSRGFLQLLRDRSQSERERGFMKLAIEELDRAANIITDYLSFAKPQLEQINTLNLAEELKLVHDMMIALADAQGSKLEMNVPKGIYVQGNADKLKQAFINLIKNSLEALGESGHISLWAYEKNGTVAVHIRDNGEGMDEEMLARLGEPYFSSKTKGTGLGLMVTFRIIELMSGRLMYKSQRGVGTEAVISLPSAKKTNAPYG; from the coding sequence TTGTCGAATATATCCACAGCTGCCGCAATCCTTATCGTTCTGGTGATGCTCCTCCCCGGCGCAGCCCATGGAGATGCAGGTTCATCCTTAATCTCCGTCAGTTCATGGGAGCAAAAATGGGGCGCGGACTTCCTCGGCGCGCAGCATTCCGGCGAAGCCGGGTCAAAGTGGATGCGCGTTGACTATCCCGTCAGCCCGATACCGGCCATACCGAAGGGTATCTCCTCCGTAACCATTGCCATTAAGCTGCCGGAGATCGGAAAGAATAACGGCTTATATATTGGTAAAATGTACGCGAATCGGGTCAGCATCATCGTTAACGGCGTAGAAATCTATTCAGAGAACCGTTCTTATAATTATGACGTCAACCGTATCGTCCTTCCGCTGGAGCCTTCTGCAGCAGGAGGTACGTTGCTCATTCAGGCCTCAACGACCAAGGATCGGATCGGTTTAACCTCCGGTATCATGATTGGCCCTTACGAGAAGCTTGAAGCTCTTTACGCGAGTGCCAATTTGCTTGATATTTCCTTAGGCTGCGCGTTTTTGCTCGTATCTCTCGTAATGCTGTTCAGCTCGGTTTTTTTGAACCGGGCGCAGTGGCGGAACTGGGTTTCACTTAGCCTGATGATTATGTCGATCGGTCTATTAATGGTCACCTACCGACCGTTTCTGTACACATTTTACGGGCAGTACGGGCAGCTTTTCATCTATCTGTTCGATGCGGCACTTTTATTTTTCTTGCCGGCGCTGACCTATTTTTTTGAAAATATGTTCGGTCCCGGCCGTTTCGCGATAACACGCAAGCTTCGCAGGTTTCAGATCGGTTACTCGGCCTGCTGTTTGGCAGCTATGCTGCTTAATGATTGGACAGGTTACCAATATAACAGCATCTATTACTTCCTGTCGGTTAAGATTCTTGGCATCATAATGATCATCCAGTTTCTGTACATTATCGGCTCTACCGTAGTGTATGCTGTGAAGGGCAACAAAGAGGCGGTCATTCTTACGGCCGGAATCGGGTTGTTTGCCGCAATCGGAGTCGGGGAGCTCGTATGGTTCTACACGCATTCCCCGACCTACGATTTTAAATGGTGGAACTTTGGAATGATCGCCTTTGTCATTTCTCTGATTATATTGCTTGCCCGCAAAATGGCCTATACCCACAATAGGATGGTTCACTATTCGAAAGAACTTGAAATCTATATACAGAAGCTTCAACGATCCGAGAAAATTGAGGTCATCAGCCAGCTCGCCGCTTCGGTCGCGCACGAGGTCCGCAATCCGCTGCAGGTATCACGCGGTTTCCTTCAGCTGTTAAGAGATAGATCGCAATCGGAACGCGAGCGGGGGTTCATGAAGCTGGCTATCGAAGAATTGGACCGAGCGGCCAACATTATCACGGACTATCTATCGTTTGCCAAACCGCAGCTTGAGCAGATTAACACGCTGAATTTGGCTGAAGAGTTGAAGCTGGTTCACGACATGATGATTGCGCTGGCCGATGCGCAGGGGAGCAAGCTGGAAATGAATGTGCCGAAGGGGATTTATGTCCAAGGGAACGCCGATAAGCTGAAGCAGGCGTTTATCAATCTGATCAAAAACAGCCTTGAAGCATTGGGAGAGAGCGGTCATATCAGTCTGTGGGCGTACGAGAAAAACGGCACGGTAGCCGTTCATATTCGTGATAATGGCGAAGGGATGGACGAGGAGATGCTTGCCAGACTCGGAGAGCCTTATTTCTCCAGTAAAACAAAGGGGACTGGTCTGGGACTTATGGTCACATTCAGAATCATTGAACTGATGAGCGGGAGATTGATGTACAAGAGCCAGAGGGGAGTCGGTACCGAAGCGGTCATTTCATTGCCGTCCGCGAAGAAAACAAACGCGCCGTACGGATGA
- a CDS encoding copper amine oxidase N-terminal domain-containing protein has product MSKLAGASLLAAAIMVPGVAGAAGMTTKTDYSNVTVVEKDGQSLVPLRQVAESLGYSVMWTKKSISITKSMMMDTKEPAMEDKKTAGSMDMSDMNDMNDMNDMNDMNDSKAMNKEMNSMKAKPYTVTIMPGSKDAMVGMDKKMLTYAPTYIKGKAYVTKAFVDMYLASKMMMTEPMK; this is encoded by the coding sequence ATGTCAAAGCTTGCGGGAGCTTCGTTACTTGCAGCCGCTATCATGGTGCCTGGGGTTGCAGGAGCGGCGGGAATGACCACGAAAACCGACTACAGCAATGTTACTGTAGTGGAAAAGGACGGCCAGAGCCTTGTCCCTCTTCGTCAGGTCGCGGAGTCGCTGGGCTACAGCGTAATGTGGACCAAGAAATCCATCTCGATAACTAAAAGTATGATGATGGATACAAAAGAACCGGCGATGGAAGACAAGAAGACGGCAGGCTCCATGGACATGAGCGACATGAACGACATGAACGACATGAACGACATGAACGACATGAACGATAGCAAGGCGATGAATAAGGAAATGAACAGTATGAAGGCGAAGCCTTACACGGTTACCATTATGCCTGGCAGCAAGGACGCGATGGTTGGGATGGACAAGAAAATGCTCACGTACGCGCCGACCTACATCAAGGGCAAAGCCTATGTGACGAAAGCTTTCGTAGATATGTACCTGGCTTCTAAGATGATGATGACGGAGCCGATGAAGTAG
- a CDS encoding MgtC/SapB family protein, producing the protein MASAINPSVWHIGYMEMTIRLILALFLGGLIGLERELGGHSAGFRTHILVCLGSAVIVLLSMYGFSQFAAEPNVRLDPARLAAQVISGIGFLGAGTIMRTGLTISGLTTAASLWVVASIGLAVGAGFYYGAAISTLLVVMSLFLLNKVEKVFSRTKKHHELIVKINRSSNGLNQILTELKGLGIQIYKLNIESDEAEPGEKTGPLVIRMRVKLKKKKNLEEAIVSLSSINGVLGLETPGDLL; encoded by the coding sequence ATGGCATCGGCTATTAATCCCAGCGTTTGGCACATTGGCTATATGGAAATGACGATCCGCTTGATTCTTGCGCTGTTTCTGGGGGGATTGATCGGACTTGAAAGAGAGCTCGGCGGACACTCGGCAGGGTTTCGTACACATATTCTCGTCTGCTTAGGCTCGGCCGTTATCGTACTTTTATCGATGTACGGATTCTCCCAGTTCGCTGCGGAACCTAACGTTCGGCTCGACCCTGCACGCTTGGCCGCCCAGGTTATTAGCGGAATCGGGTTTCTCGGTGCCGGCACGATTATGAGAACGGGTTTAACCATCTCCGGATTAACGACGGCGGCGTCGTTATGGGTTGTGGCCTCGATCGGCCTTGCGGTCGGCGCCGGGTTTTATTATGGAGCCGCTATTTCCACACTGCTTGTCGTCATGAGCTTGTTCCTGCTCAATAAAGTGGAAAAAGTGTTTTCAAGAACGAAAAAGCATCATGAGCTTATCGTCAAAATCAATCGAAGCTCAAATGGTCTCAATCAAATCTTGACGGAATTAAAAGGATTGGGCATTCAAATTTATAAGTTGAATATAGAAAGCGACGAGGCTGAGCCGGGTGAAAAGACCGGTCCTCTTGTGATACGTATGCGCGTGAAGCTCAAAAAGAAGAAAAATCTCGAGGAAGCGATCGTTTCGCTATCAAGTATCAATGGTGTACTCGGCTTGGAGACCCCTGGCGATTTGTTATGA
- a CDS encoding exo-alpha-sialidase: MKVLFAQKQYVFGDDRPFPSCHASTLVVLPGGDILASWFGGLHEKASDVAIWVSRRTGEAWSKPVKAADEAGIAHWNPVLFFDGAEVVLFYKVGHEITDWFTRVIRSKDGGNTWSAPEELVKGDIGGRGPVRNKPIRLNDGTILAPSSIERRDPDEPDKQIWEAFVDRSSDDGKTWVRSMLVPMETAQLVGTRHWFAKGLIQPSLWSSGGSRVHMLLRSTEGFIYRSDSEDGGQTWCTAYSTGLPNNNSGIDAVLTDSGVLALIFNPVSGYSTESPRSPLVIRFSSDNGLTWADEFVLESEAGEYSYPAIVSQGNHLYVTYTWKRERIAFWKLTV; this comes from the coding sequence ATGAAGGTTTTATTCGCTCAAAAACAGTATGTATTCGGGGATGACAGACCGTTTCCAAGCTGCCACGCGTCAACTCTCGTAGTTCTTCCGGGCGGGGATATATTGGCGTCTTGGTTCGGCGGTCTTCATGAAAAAGCAAGCGACGTTGCGATCTGGGTGTCGCGCCGAACCGGTGAAGCATGGTCGAAGCCGGTCAAAGCGGCCGATGAAGCAGGAATAGCTCACTGGAACCCTGTTTTATTCTTTGACGGCGCCGAAGTGGTGCTTTTTTATAAAGTCGGCCATGAAATAACGGATTGGTTCACACGGGTCATTCGCTCGAAGGACGGCGGAAACACATGGTCAGCGCCAGAGGAGCTCGTGAAAGGCGATATTGGAGGGCGGGGTCCCGTCCGCAACAAGCCGATCAGGTTAAACGACGGAACAATACTTGCTCCTTCCTCGATAGAACGTCGCGACCCCGATGAACCGGATAAGCAAATATGGGAGGCATTTGTTGACCGGTCTTCGGATGACGGCAAAACCTGGGTCCGAAGTATGCTCGTACCGATGGAAACAGCACAACTTGTTGGTACACGGCATTGGTTTGCGAAGGGGCTTATTCAACCTTCTCTTTGGTCGTCCGGCGGGTCGCGAGTCCATATGCTGCTCCGCAGCACGGAAGGCTTTATATATCGCAGCGATTCTGAAGACGGTGGACAAACCTGGTGCACGGCTTATTCGACCGGATTGCCGAACAATAACAGCGGGATTGATGCGGTGCTTACGGATAGTGGAGTTTTGGCACTTATTTTCAACCCGGTGAGCGGTTATTCTACGGAATCTCCCCGTTCACCGCTTGTGATTCGTTTCTCGTCCGACAACGGGTTAACCTGGGCGGATGAATTCGTACTGGAGAGCGAAGCAGGCGAATATTCATATCCGGCAATTGTTTCGCAAGGGAACCATCTGTATGTGACCTATACCTGGAAGCGGGAACGGATTGCTTTTTGGAAGCTGACCGTCTGA
- the thpR gene encoding RNA 2',3'-cyclic phosphodiesterase yields MSPSSSRLFVAVPLPAGSKIAFALFLNEWKQLVPFRNWVHPEDLHITLQFLGDTPAESLPALSAAIRDAVSSTLPFRLSIEGLGLFGRPENPSILWAGIAGELNPLHELQRKISSALSPLGFQPDARPFNPHLTIARKFTGSSPLDPAHLRKLAAPEALSESPIQWTVDEIVLYESRLGRPAPMYDPIFRCPL; encoded by the coding sequence ATGAGCCCTTCGTCTTCACGTCTATTTGTCGCGGTTCCGCTGCCTGCGGGCAGCAAAATCGCATTTGCCCTCTTCCTGAACGAGTGGAAGCAGCTCGTGCCCTTCCGCAATTGGGTACATCCTGAAGATCTTCATATAACGCTGCAGTTTCTGGGCGATACGCCTGCCGAGAGTTTACCCGCGCTTTCGGCGGCAATCCGGGACGCTGTCAGTTCAACGCTTCCTTTCCGGTTAAGCATAGAAGGGCTCGGCCTGTTCGGGCGCCCCGAGAATCCGAGCATTCTTTGGGCCGGTATAGCAGGCGAGCTTAACCCTCTGCATGAATTGCAGCGTAAGATTTCTTCAGCGCTCTCGCCGCTCGGTTTTCAACCGGACGCCCGCCCCTTTAATCCGCACCTTACAATCGCCCGTAAGTTCACGGGATCAAGCCCGCTGGACCCCGCCCATCTTCGTAAGCTCGCAGCGCCCGAAGCGCTTTCCGAAAGTCCTATCCAATGGACCGTTGATGAAATCGTTCTGTACGAAAGCCGGCTGGGACGCCCTGCGCCGATGTACGATCCGATATTCCGCTGCCCGTTATGA
- a CDS encoding cadherin-like domain-containing protein produces the protein MKTEKKKQQNRSFKKVAKLIAATAGVTPLALAVPALSEAQSVAAGPVVKKHIKDVIAKQESAGKIRAGGNITVELNDIFEEAEHLTYTVVIQNTSVADVTLRSSLLLDLRFKKPGTTMVNVSAKKPNESIAVHERFQLTVGANAELDLNGDGAGIDDVVKFFKAHPDDLHSIDDYRNVLGAAVESTIAEPNRTPVSKGTVSNINVGVGSQTVLYMHDYFSDEDGDALTYTLQPLPVAAAVGAALDSGSGLLTITGLYASAQPLLLTVEASDGQPGHSPVTQLFSVVPVSKANNAPLANNGTLSAVEDVTAAGTLSAADTDGDNLTYVMVSQGAKGSVTITDEKTGAYTYTPHPNAFGTDSFTFLVNDGDANSEPATVNVTITGVDDDPVLNPDYHVGLNNRGNINLGALQKAQIDLAQLFSDPDGDPLLFSTSFTNKNDLSGSLSPSGVLTLQAGFPSGAQPKSIELKASDDGGATWVAYNITATVLESRTYIPDQYIPVDPLMSYTISLSDYFDLTGNGKWSFSVVNKEGNGYASASVSGSTLTIKGLETGISTLIVTLDDGHDGKISDEFKIIVGLTVNNIGTQYMTSYDGIYTGMVYLNEIFPTATQFRVKDIGATALTTDPTMLDENEAPNWFTSPYLSLTSEMEVNTTVTVEAKNELGEIAEYTFQVQVKNAPNL, from the coding sequence ATGAAAACAGAGAAAAAAAAGCAGCAGAATCGCTCGTTTAAGAAAGTCGCTAAGCTGATCGCAGCCACAGCGGGCGTCACGCCGCTTGCTTTGGCGGTTCCTGCCTTGTCGGAGGCCCAGTCGGTTGCCGCAGGACCGGTTGTGAAGAAGCATATCAAGGATGTCATCGCCAAGCAGGAATCGGCGGGCAAAATCCGTGCAGGCGGAAACATTACGGTGGAATTGAACGATATTTTCGAAGAAGCCGAACATTTGACCTATACGGTCGTCATTCAAAATACGAGTGTGGCGGATGTCACGCTCAGAAGCAGCCTTTTGCTTGATCTCCGCTTCAAGAAACCAGGCACGACGATGGTTAATGTATCGGCGAAGAAACCGAACGAGAGCATAGCCGTCCATGAGAGGTTCCAGTTGACGGTAGGCGCGAATGCCGAGCTGGATTTGAATGGGGATGGGGCGGGGATAGATGATGTTGTTAAATTCTTCAAGGCGCATCCGGATGATTTGCACAGTATCGACGATTACCGGAACGTCCTGGGTGCCGCTGTCGAGAGCACGATTGCGGAGCCTAACCGGACGCCGGTCTCCAAAGGAACGGTATCTAACATAAATGTGGGTGTGGGCAGCCAAACTGTGTTGTATATGCACGATTATTTCAGTGACGAGGACGGGGACGCGCTTACGTACACGCTTCAGCCATTACCCGTGGCTGCTGCAGTCGGCGCCGCATTGGACAGCGGCAGCGGTTTGCTCACTATTACCGGCTTGTATGCAAGCGCTCAGCCGCTCCTACTAACGGTAGAGGCAAGTGACGGTCAACCGGGCCATTCCCCCGTAACGCAGTTGTTCAGTGTAGTACCGGTATCGAAGGCGAACAATGCTCCGTTGGCAAACAATGGCACCTTAAGTGCGGTGGAGGATGTGACTGCAGCCGGAACGCTCAGCGCAGCGGATACCGACGGGGATAATTTGACTTATGTCATGGTCAGCCAGGGCGCCAAAGGCAGCGTAACAATTACCGATGAGAAAACGGGAGCGTACACGTACACGCCTCATCCGAATGCGTTTGGGACCGACTCGTTCACATTCCTGGTGAATGATGGAGATGCAAACTCGGAACCGGCAACCGTCAATGTCACAATCACCGGAGTGGACGATGACCCGGTTTTGAATCCCGATTACCATGTCGGCTTAAACAATCGAGGTAACATTAACCTGGGAGCCTTACAGAAGGCTCAGATCGATTTAGCCCAGTTATTTTCCGATCCGGATGGAGATCCGCTGCTGTTCTCTACCTCATTCACCAACAAGAATGATTTATCCGGTTCACTGTCGCCAAGCGGCGTGTTGACACTGCAGGCTGGGTTTCCTTCGGGAGCCCAGCCGAAGAGCATAGAGTTGAAAGCGAGTGATGACGGCGGAGCCACATGGGTTGCATATAACATTACCGCGACCGTCCTGGAAAGCCGGACTTACATTCCGGACCAATACATACCTGTCGATCCATTAATGTCTTATACCATCTCCTTGTCGGATTACTTCGATCTCACCGGGAATGGCAAGTGGTCGTTCTCGGTGGTTAACAAGGAAGGAAACGGTTATGCAAGTGCGTCTGTGTCCGGCTCCACGCTTACAATAAAAGGGCTGGAAACTGGCATATCCACATTAATCGTGACTTTGGATGACGGGCATGACGGAAAAATATCGGACGAATTCAAAATCATTGTCGGGCTTACTGTTAACAATATCGGCACGCAATATATGACCAGCTACGACGGAATTTATACAGGTATGGTTTATTTGAATGAGATTTTTCCAACCGCAACACAATTCAGGGTGAAAGATATTGGGGCGACGGCACTCACTACGGACCCGACCATGCTTGATGAGAATGAAGCACCGAATTGGTTTACCTCACCGTACCTTTCTCTTACTTCTGAAATGGAAGTCAATACGACAGTGACTGTGGAAGCTAAGAATGAGCTTGGTGAAATTGCGGAATATACCTTCCAGGTTCAAGTAAAAAATGCTCCTAATTTATAG
- a CDS encoding N-acetylmuramoyl-L-alanine amidase produces MKKIVYLAILICGLISISGLPPNSVEASGNYTAKVIADSLNVRSEPSAQSPVVAALKNGDMVTVSDEEHGWSSIKSGRVTGWVAGYYLKKMDGSVVTASTDTVQQSSPNKSGKAIILADMLRIRAGAGLNYKVLGSVTKGEAVTIVGSQDGWVRIRTPDGQGGWVSERYIGKGTVQTASIPSSTSKGLKGKVIVIDPGHGGDDPGMIGVKYETLEKDLNLTTSFYVRDELRRRGARVVMTRTKEDEKPELSERVKISESADADAFVSIHYNSSKNNASGTLTFYYSETKDRPLARAVEQRLSGGIGLKSNGISYGDLHVLRENDTVSTLVELGFLSNARDESIVRGSEYQKKAAKAIVDGVEDYFSS; encoded by the coding sequence ATGAAAAAAATTGTATATCTGGCAATTTTGATCTGTGGGCTAATTAGTATTTCCGGTCTTCCGCCAAACAGCGTGGAAGCAAGCGGTAATTATACGGCCAAAGTAATCGCCGACTCATTGAATGTCCGCAGCGAGCCGTCCGCACAATCACCGGTGGTGGCCGCTTTGAAGAACGGCGACATGGTGACCGTTTCAGATGAGGAGCATGGATGGTCAAGCATCAAGTCCGGCCGGGTGACCGGTTGGGTAGCAGGCTATTATTTGAAGAAAATGGATGGCAGTGTTGTTACGGCTTCAACCGATACGGTTCAACAAAGCAGCCCGAACAAGAGTGGCAAGGCGATTATATTGGCGGATATGCTGCGTATCAGGGCAGGTGCCGGGTTGAATTATAAGGTTCTGGGCAGCGTCACCAAAGGGGAGGCTGTTACGATCGTGGGCAGTCAGGACGGATGGGTTCGAATCCGGACGCCCGATGGACAAGGAGGCTGGGTATCGGAACGTTATATCGGGAAGGGCACGGTGCAAACGGCATCGATCCCCTCGAGCACCTCAAAGGGACTTAAGGGAAAAGTGATCGTGATTGACCCCGGCCACGGTGGAGACGATCCCGGGATGATCGGAGTGAAGTATGAAACACTGGAGAAAGATCTTAATTTGACCACCTCCTTTTATGTCAGGGATGAGCTTCGCAGACGCGGAGCCCGCGTAGTGATGACAAGAACGAAGGAAGATGAGAAGCCCGAGCTATCCGAAAGGGTGAAGATAAGCGAATCCGCGGATGCGGATGCTTTCGTCAGTATTCACTATAACTCATCGAAGAATAATGCGTCCGGCACGCTGACCTTTTATTACTCGGAAACGAAAGATCGGCCGCTGGCCCGTGCTGTTGAACAAAGACTTTCAGGCGGTATCGGTTTGAAGAGCAACGGAATTTCTTATGGCGATCTTCATGTATTGCGTGAGAATGATACGGTCTCCACGCTCGTAGAATTGGGCTTCTTGTCCAATGCAAGGGACGAATCGATCGTCCGCGGCTCCGAATATCAGAAGAAAGCAGCCAAAGCGATAGTCGATGGAGTGGAGGACTACTTCAGCAGTTGA
- a CDS encoding sorbosone dehydrogenase family protein, whose protein sequence is MERKAADRKTRAESQGTRVPQRKLAVLFIMLAITTAGCGSSPPEPVNLEEEPAVSSEDSAPKYEVLADKLQSPWAIDFAGEETIYISERDGAIVKLVNGAAVRQKLHLLKPVKQVGEGGLLGFALATDFASSKRAFIYHTYEENGQLYNRVVAIAENGDGNSWDEEKTLLDQIPGAPVHDGGRLAIGPDGNLYITTGDAQRKELAQDKTSLAGKILRMRQDGTIPKDNPFGESYIYSYGHRNPQGIAWNEQGELYSSEHGPSGSPGGHDELNRILPGYNYGWPDVIGDETRQGITPPSYHTGDDTLAPSGMTANSRGEWLVTGLRGESLLLFTPDLGKQRVLVTSEGRLRDVKIRGGAIYVITNNTDGRGSPGSRDDRLLRIEPPS, encoded by the coding sequence ATGGAAAGAAAGGCAGCTGACAGGAAGACGAGAGCGGAATCACAGGGCACACGGGTCCCGCAGAGGAAGCTCGCGGTACTGTTCATTATGCTGGCGATAACTACAGCCGGATGCGGAAGCAGCCCGCCCGAACCGGTTAACCTTGAAGAGGAACCGGCAGTATCTTCAGAGGACAGCGCGCCGAAGTACGAGGTTCTGGCTGACAAACTGCAGTCGCCGTGGGCCATTGATTTTGCCGGCGAAGAGACGATCTATATCAGTGAACGTGATGGCGCGATCGTAAAGCTGGTAAACGGGGCAGCGGTCCGGCAGAAGCTCCATTTGCTCAAACCAGTCAAACAAGTGGGTGAGGGAGGGCTGCTTGGCTTTGCTCTTGCAACTGATTTTGCATCGTCCAAGAGAGCGTTTATTTACCATACCTACGAAGAGAACGGGCAGCTGTACAACCGGGTTGTCGCCATTGCGGAGAACGGGGACGGAAATAGCTGGGACGAGGAAAAGACGCTGCTGGACCAGATTCCCGGCGCTCCCGTTCATGACGGGGGGAGGCTGGCTATTGGCCCCGACGGCAATTTGTATATCACAACGGGCGACGCGCAGCGGAAAGAGCTGGCGCAGGATAAGACGAGCTTGGCCGGTAAAATTTTGCGCATGCGGCAGGACGGTACAATTCCGAAGGACAATCCGTTTGGGGAATCTTATATCTATTCCTACGGACACCGCAATCCTCAGGGGATAGCATGGAATGAGCAGGGCGAATTGTACAGCTCCGAGCACGGGCCGTCCGGCTCACCCGGGGGGCATGACGAGTTAAACCGGATTTTACCGGGATACAATTACGGCTGGCCGGATGTGATCGGCGATGAGACAAGGCAAGGAATAACCCCTCCGTCGTATCATACCGGTGACGATACGCTTGCGCCTTCCGGAATGACGGCAAATTCCCGCGGAGAATGGCTCGTGACGGGGCTGCGCGGGGAATCGCTGCTTCTGTTCACGCCGGACCTCGGTAAGCAGCGGGTGCTTGTAACAAGCGAGGGGCGTCTGCGAGATGTCAAAATCCGCGGAGGCGCGATTTATGTGATTACGAACAACACGGACGGCCGCGGCAGTCCGGGAAGCCGGGATGACCGGCTGCTCCGTATTGAACCCCCTTCATGA